The region ACCAGGTGCCGGCGCTGCTCTGGTCCCACGAAGGCGTCGCCCTGGACCGGCAGCGGTCGGGGTCCCACCAGCGACATCTGGCCGCGCAGCACGTTGAGCAGCTGCGGCAGCTCGTCCACCGAGGTGCGCCGCAGCAGCCGGCCGACCGGCGTGATCCTGGGGTCATCCTTGATCTTGAACAGCAGGCCGTCCGCCTCGTTGGCCGTTCGCAGCGACTCCAGCCGCTGCTCGGCGTCGACGTACATCGTGCGCAGCTTGCAGACGCGGAACAGCCGGCCTTCCCGCCCTACCCGGACCTGGCGGAACAACGCCGGACCGGGGGAACCCAGCCGCACGGCCAGCCCAGCGGCGAGCAGGAGCGGCGACAGCAGGACCAGCCCGAACAGCGCCACCACCCAGTCAAGGGTGCCCTTGACCAGTCGCTGCGGACCGGTGAAGCGCGGCTCGTCCACGTACAGCAGAGGCAGCCCGGCCACCGGGCGCACCGTGACCCGTGGCCCGGCCACGTCGGTCATCGCCGGGGCGACCACCAGGTCGACGTCCGCGCCCTCCAGCGCCCAGGCCAGCTGCCGCAGCCGCTCGGGGGTGATGGTCTCGGACGGCGTCACGGCGACGACGTCGGCCCCGACCGCGCGCACGGCGGCCGCCACGTCGTCGTACGAGCCCAGCGACGGGACCTCGTCGGCGTCGCGCAGGCCCTCGTAGCGCGCGGGTAGGCAGGCCCCCACCACGCCGAAGCCGGCGTACGGCTCGCGCCGCAGCCGGGCCACGAACGACACGACCGACTGGCGGTCGCCCACCACGACGACCCGGTGGCCGAGCCGTCCGGCCCGACGCTGCCGGACCAGCCACTGCCGCGCTGCGAACCGTCCGAGCAGCAGCAGGACGAACCCGAGCGGGAACGCGACGCCGACGAACAGCCGGGCGACGTCCGCCTTGAGCATGAAGCTGGCGGTGGCGACGACCGCGACCACCACGAAGGTGGCCCGGGTGACCCGGCGGTACTCCTCCGCGCCCACGCCCAGGACCCGCGTCTCGTACCCGCCCTGCCAGAGCAGGGCGCCCAGCCAGGCCAGCACCGTGCCGAGCAGGATCAGCCCGTAGTCGTACCCGTTGGTCACCGCCAGGACGGGGCCGTAGCGCGCCAGGTAGGCGACACCGACGGCCGTGACGACGGCGCCCAGGTCCACGACGGCCAGCGCCGCGACGTACCGGCGCAGCGCCCGCCGCCCGGTCGCCAGCGCCTCCGGTGGCGGTGCGGGCAGTCCGAGGAGCGGATCCGCGGACCGGCGCTCCACGCGGCGGGCGGCGGCCTGGGTCATGGACGATCCATCGGCATGTTCCGCACCCGGGTGAAACCGGGCACGCTCGGCTGAAGGCCCGGCCTCGACCTGCCGACACTCATATGGTGACGGTGGCAACGACCGGGTCGGTCCTCGCCTGCGCCGGCGTCCCTATCTCCGCGCTCTCGCTGGCGGACGCCGTGAGCAAGGTGGTCTGGCTGGCCCAGGCTCCGCTGCGCACCGGGATCGACGTGCACCTGTGCAACGCCTACACGCTGGCGCTGGCGGACACGGACCCGGACTTCCACCAGCTGCTGCAGCGGTCCTCGATGAACCTGCCCGACGGCATGTCGGTGGTGTGGGCCAACCGGGTGCTGCACCGCGAACAGGACCCGCCCCGCGAGCGGGTCTACGGCCCGGACCTGTTCCGTGGTGTCTTCGAGGCCGGGCAGGACGTCGGGTTGAAGCACTACCTGCTCGGCTCGACGCCGCAGGTGCTGGACGCCCTGGTCGCCAACCTCAAGGTCACCTACCCGCGCGCCGACGTGGTCGGCGCGGAGAGCCCGCCGTTTCGTGAGCTGAGCGCCGAGGAGCGCGCGGCCCAGCGCGACCGGATCGAGGCGTCCGGGGCGGAGATCGTCTGGGTCGGCTTGGGCACCCCCAAGCAGGACGTCGAGTGCGCGCGACTGGCCGGCGAGATGGACACGGTGTTCGTCGCGGTCGGCGCAGCCTTCGACTTCGTGGCCGGGACCACGGCACAGGCTCCGGTGTGGATGCAGCGCAGCGGCCTGGAGTGGACGCACCGGCTGGCCACCGAGCCGCGACGGCTGTGGCGGCGCTACCTGTTCGGCAACGCGCGCTTCGTCCGGGCGACGCTTCGCCAGCGGCCAACGCTCAGCGAGACACCGCGAGGCTGAGCGTCTGCTCGACGAGGGCGGCGACGCCGGGGCAGCGCTGGGAGTACCGCGCGAAGGTGCCGCACGCTGCGGCACGCAGGTGGTCGCGGTCGGCTGGTGCCAGGCCGGCGATGCGTTGGGCGGTGCTGCTCGCGCCGTCCCAGTAGACGACTGACTCCTGGGCCAGCCACTGGATCCCCGGAAGCCTGCTGGCGACGATGAGGTGCCCGCGGGCCATGGCCTCCTGCAGGACCAGCGGCACGGCCTCGGAGTCGCTGAGGATCGCGACGATCTCCGACCCCGAGGTCTCGGCCCACGGGTCGTCGAGGAAGCCCTCCACCGCGAGCTGCGCCCTGCCCCGGCGGGCGTATTCGTCCAGCAAACCCTGCTGCGAACCGGTGCCGACGACGCGTACTGCGCTGATGAGACCGCGCTCGGCCAGCTGGTCGGCCAGGTCGAGGAACTGGTCCAGCCGCTTGGGTGCGTCCAGCCGCCCGATCCACAGCAGCTCGCTGGCCGGCTCGCCCGTCGCCGCCGGGCCGCCAGGGACGGCGGCCGGGCTGAGGACCGGGTTGAACCGCCAGCCGGGCAACCGTGTCGGTGCGACCGCCGAAGGGTGTCGCAGCACGAGCGGCAGGGCCAGGAAGGACCACCCCCGAGGCCCCCAGCGGAGCGCGTCCGTCGGTGAGCCGGGCAGCGCGGTGTGCACCGTGACCCGGGCGGAGAGTCCCAGGCCAACCAGACCCGTCGCGGCGGCCAGCCCGCTGCGGGCGCCGTGGCAGTGCACCGCATCAGGACGGAACGCGCGTACCGCGGCGCGAACCTCCCGGCCGGCTCGCACCATGGCGGCGAGCGCTGAGGTGCGCGGGGGCAGCGACCACGGTTCAGCGCCGGAGTGGGCTGGCGGCCCGGCCAGCACCCGGACGGTGACCCCGGCGGCGCGCAGCGCTTCAACGTGAGCGGACGCGATGGTCCCCAGCCCTCCGTGCAGGGAGTCGGCACAGACGAGCACCCGCGGCTCGCCGGTCATCGACGTCCCGCCTCGGCGCCGCGCCGCGTCGCCCGAGCCGCCAGGGC is a window of Actinomycetes bacterium DNA encoding:
- a CDS encoding WecB/TagA/CpsF family glycosyltransferase, whose amino-acid sequence is MTVATTGSVLACAGVPISALSLADAVSKVVWLAQAPLRTGIDVHLCNAYTLALADTDPDFHQLLQRSSMNLPDGMSVVWANRVLHREQDPPRERVYGPDLFRGVFEAGQDVGLKHYLLGSTPQVLDALVANLKVTYPRADVVGAESPPFRELSAEERAAQRDRIEASGAEIVWVGLGTPKQDVECARLAGEMDTVFVAVGAAFDFVAGTTAQAPVWMQRSGLEWTHRLATEPRRLWRRYLFGNARFVRATLRQRPTLSETPRG
- a CDS encoding glycosyltransferase family 4 protein, yielding MTGEPRVLVCADSLHGGLGTIASAHVEALRAAGVTVRVLAGPPAHSGAEPWSLPPRTSALAAMVRAGREVRAAVRAFRPDAVHCHGARSGLAAATGLVGLGLSARVTVHTALPGSPTDALRWGPRGWSFLALPLVLRHPSAVAPTRLPGWRFNPVLSPAAVPGGPAATGEPASELLWIGRLDAPKRLDQFLDLADQLAERGLISAVRVVGTGSQQGLLDEYARRGRAQLAVEGFLDDPWAETSGSEIVAILSDSEAVPLVLQEAMARGHLIVASRLPGIQWLAQESVVYWDGASSTAQRIAGLAPADRDHLRAAACGTFARYSQRCPGVAALVEQTLSLAVSR
- a CDS encoding sugar transferase, coding for MTQAAARRVERRSADPLLGLPAPPPEALATGRRALRRYVAALAVVDLGAVVTAVGVAYLARYGPVLAVTNGYDYGLILLGTVLAWLGALLWQGGYETRVLGVGAEEYRRVTRATFVVVAVVATASFMLKADVARLFVGVAFPLGFVLLLLGRFAARQWLVRQRRAGRLGHRVVVVGDRQSVVSFVARLRREPYAGFGVVGACLPARYEGLRDADEVPSLGSYDDVAAAVRAVGADVVAVTPSETITPERLRQLAWALEGADVDLVVAPAMTDVAGPRVTVRPVAGLPLLYVDEPRFTGPQRLVKGTLDWVVALFGLVLLSPLLLAAGLAVRLGSPGPALFRQVRVGREGRLFRVCKLRTMYVDAEQRLESLRTANEADGLLFKIKDDPRITPVGRLLRRTSVDELPQLLNVLRGQMSLVGPRPLPVQGDAFVGPEQRRHLVKPGITGLWQVSGRAEQSWEDAVRLDLYYVENWSLSMDLVILLRTVLAVFRGS